A segment of the Candidatus Brevundimonas phytovorans genome:
GCCATGCCTGCGGAACGGTCGCTCATGTCGGGTTCAAGGTGGAGAAGGGCCGCGGGTTTCTCAAGCGAAACCGCAGAGGGGCGCCAAGAATGAACAGAAGCTTTCCAGCGCATGGAACGAGCGCGAAACGAATCATGACCGAATCAGCGACACGGCCCGATTCAGGCTTTGTTCCCCACAACATATTGTAGCTTAACGGGGATTAATCGCTAGGAGTTTCTTGCCGGGCGCCAAATCGACGGCGCCCATCTTTCCCTCGCCCGCGCGACCGGCTAGTGACGATCCGAGACGGCCCCGTAGCTCAGCTGCATAGAGCAAGGCTTTCCTAAAGCCGAGGTCGGGGGTTGGAGTCCCTCCGGGGTCGCCATTTTTTCATTTGAAAAATCAAGGCAGCTGCGTCTCCTAGCGCGGGCTTGGGCTATGGGAGAGGACGACGGATGCGTCTGGTCGGAATGTCGGGCAGCCTGAGGGCGGCCTCCTACAACACCGCCCTGCTACGGGCGGCGCAGGGGCTGACGCCCGAAGGGGTGGAACTGGTCGAGGGCTCGATCCGGGGCATTCCCCTGTATGACGGCGACGTCGAGCGGGATCAGGGCCTGCCCGAGGCGGTGGTGGCGCTGAAGGCTCTGATCGCCGACTGCGACGGCCTCTTGCTGTTCACGCCCGAATACAACAACGGCATCCCTGGCGTGTTCAAGAACGCCATCGACTGGTTGAGCCGCCCGGCCTCGGACATCGAGGGGGTGTTCGGCGGACGGCCGGTGGCGGTGCTGGGCGCCTCGCCCGGCCCGTTCGGCACGGTGATGAGCCAGGCCGCCTGGTTGCCGGTCCTGCGCACCCTGGGGACCGCGCCCTGGTTCGGCGGGCGGCTGCTGATCCCGCACGCTGACGAAGCCTTTGACGCTGAAGGCGGGCTGACGGACGAGGCGGCGCGTCGGCGTCTGGCCCGCTTCATCGGCGGCTTTGTCGCGCATTGCCGCTCAAGCCGCGGCTGATCGCCTGGGCCGGCCTAATCCCGGATGAAGTGGGGCAGGAAGCGCGAGGTGTTGCGGGTGATCAGGCTGACGTCTTCGCGCAGGCTCATGCCCGCCGCTTCGTCGCCGACGACCCAGGAGCCGACGATGACGTGGTTGCCGTCGAAACTGGGCGGGTTGCACAGGGCCTGACGGATCCAGCGTCCCTCGCCATAGCCGCCGTCGATGACCTCGGCGGTGCTGCGGCCCTGTTCGATCAGTTCGACGTTGGCGCCCTCGCGTGAGAAGAGCGGCTTGCGGACATAGGACGAGCCCAGCGCCGTGTGGGCCGGGTCGTCCTCGAAATAGGCTTCCAGCAGGTTGGGGTGGCCCGCGTGGCGTTCCCACAAAAGCGGCAGGATGGCCTTGTTGGACAGGATGCTCTTCCACGCCGGTTCCAGCATCAGGACGCCGGCGCCGGGCAGGGGGGCGGCGTAGTCGTCGCGCAGCATCTGCTCCCACGGATAGAGCTTGAACAGCGCCTGGATGATCCAGTTCTCGTGATCGACGAACTGACCGTCCGCGTTCAGGCCGATCTGGTCGATGGCGACGAACTGCGGCTCCAGCCCGGCCTGTTGGGCCAGGTCTTCGAGGAAGCGCACGGTCTGGCGATCCTCGACAAAGTCGGCGTCCGAGCTGAAGTGGACGAAGCCGCCGTTGGGGAAGATGGCGCGGAAGCGATCGACCAGCTTCTCGTGCAGGCTGTTGAACTGGTCGGCGTCGGCGGGCAGGGCGCCCGCCTTGATCTGATCCTCCAGCCACAGCCACTGGAAGACGGCGGTCTCGTAGATGCTGGTCGGGGTGTCGGCGTTGTATTCATACAGCTTGGCCGGCCCCGTGCCGTCATAGGCGAAGTCGAAGCGGCCATAGAGGGACGGGTCGCCCCGTTTCCAGCTGTCGGCCACGTAGTCCCGCATGGGCTCGGGGATGTCGAGCTGCTCCATCAGCCGCTCGGACTGAACCGCCTCGGCCACCAGATCAAGGCAGAAGCCGTGCAGTTCCTCGGTCGGCGCCTCGATCCCGTCCTCGACCTCGGCC
Coding sequences within it:
- a CDS encoding NAD(P)H-dependent oxidoreductase yields the protein MRLVGMSGSLRAASYNTALLRAAQGLTPEGVELVEGSIRGIPLYDGDVERDQGLPEAVVALKALIADCDGLLLFTPEYNNGIPGVFKNAIDWLSRPASDIEGVFGGRPVAVLGASPGPFGTVMSQAAWLPVLRTLGTAPWFGGRLLIPHADEAFDAEGGLTDEAARRRLARFIGGFVAHCRSSRG
- a CDS encoding glutathionylspermidine synthase family protein; translated protein: MQRLRLDPRPDWDAQADSLGFTWRHTGGELYWDETAAYAFTMAEVEDGIEAPTEELHGFCLDLVAEAVQSERLMEQLDIPEPMRDYVADSWKRGDPSLYGRFDFAYDGTGPAKLYEYNADTPTSIYETAVFQWLWLEDQIKAGALPADADQFNSLHEKLVDRFRAIFPNGGFVHFSSDADFVEDRQTVRFLEDLAQQAGLEPQFVAIDQIGLNADGQFVDHENWIIQALFKLYPWEQMLRDDYAAPLPGAGVLMLEPAWKSILSNKAILPLLWERHAGHPNLLEAYFEDDPAHTALGSSYVRKPLFSREGANVELIEQGRSTAEVIDGGYGEGRWIRQALCNPPSFDGNHVIVGSWVVGDEAAGMSLREDVSLITRNTSRFLPHFIRD